ggggtgggaggggaggggcctACACCGCAATGCGGAATACCTGGAAGACTAAATGCCTTGCAGGCCTGTGGGGGCCGGATGCGCACCCTCTCTCAGCCTGCAGAGCACAGGCACGCAGCGAGGATTCGGCAAGGAGCCGGGACACCCAGCACCGTTTGGCGCCGCTCAGCccaccgcggccgcaccgcacacggcgcaggcgcggccCGGGACTACACtcgacgtcgccgcgtcGGAGCAAAAGCACAGAACAcaagagggggaggcgtgTACGTTTCGAATCCTTGACACGACTCGTAGTCAGCCGGTGCAAACCTGATCATCATGACCGCGAGCCACTTCGccacagcgccagcccagCCCTTTCCGTCGGCACGCACAGTCCGCAGCCGTACACGAGGGCACGCTCTGGGCTTTCCCCACACAGAGTAGGTGCTGCATCCTGATCCAGGGCGAATCTTTCCATTGTGATCAGAGTGGAGAACATAatctgtttttcttttagGGTTTCATTTTCTGCTATATAACATGTGCCAAACTCCACTCTCCCGCCGGCCTGCCTCAGGACCCTTCGCATGGTGCGATGCAGCTGTAGACACGCGCATGGcgatgcgccgactcagccatcCATGCAGGGACCCTGCCTCAAACTCTAGCCAGCCACTTTTCTCGCAGTCGTTCGAGTCAGGCCGATTGCGACGCCGTGCATCCCGCTGCCCCCTCGGAGCAGCTCAGGCTGCTCATCCCTAGTGGGCAGTGAGCGTTGAGTGAGATACTTTTGAGTCACGTTGGAACTTCACCCATGACATAGGTGACACAAGCAGCTTCACTGTCGCAGGCGTCTCCCACGCAACGCCACGCAGGACatgaccgccggcatcatAAGCAATACATTGCAATGACCTCTCCACATCACAGGTGCCTGACCCTTGTCAGCGCGAGAAGCAGTTCGGCACTGACAGAGATACAAGGATCTCTGCAGGTTGGTCACTGGATGGGGGCAATGGATGAAtaaggaagaagaaaaaagaggatAAGGGAGTAGGCGGCCAGAGGCGCACGTGCCAGTGCCTGTTGTGACTCCCACTTTACTGGTGTTGCTGTTTGCTCACCTACTCGACATAAAGAGGGAGCCAAACGTAACCGAATAGAAAAGGACGTTAACGTGAACAATGAGCTGAGAAAGCGAAAAACCGGGCGCACAGCACTGTGAAACGAATAGGCCCTACCGCGCTCGAGATCACCCTCTTGTGAAAATCGGCGCACCTCTCGCGACCTTTGTCGCGTTTTACTAGAGACTTGCCGCCACCAGAGACGTTCCTGTCCACCTCAAGGACGTTGGCGCGCCGTCCCCGAAGCGTGTTTTAAACCGCCTTTTGCTCCTTCTACGACTGCTGCTAACAGCAGTGACTACTCAGATTTGGAGGTGTCATTGCTGTTCTCGTCCGCGCGCACCAGCACGATCGACTCCGCTGTCGTCTTGCCGGCCTGCTGCATCTGGTGCTCCGTATCGGAAGAAGCCTTGGCGCGGTTCGCCCTGATGTTGAGGTGCGTGTATAGGAAGCCTGCGGATAGCGCGATCATGATGCCCAGATAACCCGTTGCAGTGGGAAACTGGTGGAACACAAGCATGCCCAGAAAGGTGAGGGGTATCTTGTTCAGTGAGCCTACGACGCTCATTGTGGTGGGCGAGGTTATAGACATGCACCAAAAGACGGAGAACGTCATCACGGAGCTCACCAGCACCGAGAACGTTAGCACCAGCTTGCCAAACATGATTGTGTCACCGATTGCTGCCGAGAACGGCATGATGTCACCGACACCCATTATCAGGAAAAAGGGCAGGGACAGCAAGTTGTTGTAGAAGACAGGACCGTAGCGGCCGATCGAGTTACTGACAGAGCCAAGGACAGCCTTCATGTACAGCGTGTACGAGACGGTGGAGACAATGTTAAGAAACGTCCAGACCAGACCCCACGCTGTTACCCACTTATCGCCCTTGGCGCCAAGCAAGCTGCCGAGGATCATCAACGCAAAAGAAAAGTAGACCATCGGGGTTTGCGCCTTGCCGTAGAGGAATTTGTCGCCGAGTGCGATCAAGACAACGGCCAGATTCTTGAGAATCGTCTGAGCCGCGACGGACATCGTGCCCAAGCTCTTCATGGATGTGAACAGCATTGCCACAAAGAGCAGAGTAAGAGGAAGCCACTTTTTCGCCACGTCGAATGAAAAGGCCGGGTACTCAATGAAGCGAGCtgccttcgccagcgccacaaTCACTAGTGCACCACCTGTCTGCAGCACCAAGATTCCGAATGGGAAGTTCATGTCGTACGTGTTCATGATTAGCTTGTTCACGAGAATCATGCTCACGCTGCAGAAGCTATACGTGATGACGGCGAGAACCGCCTCCATCACAGAGCGAGTATGGTTCATGGCAAATGCTGATGCAATCCTTTAGGTTGGATTGGTGCCGGTTCTTCTCTTTTTGATGAAAGTTATGGGTTAGATTCGACTtcgagacacacacacgcacacgctcaaAAGAAACACCACAGACACCCGCAGTTGTTTCTGGGTTCTTTTCGCCCTCTCAAGTGAGTGCAGTGCCAAAAAAAATGATCAAAAGACTCCCTGTTGCTATTCTTATCGTGGGGAAAGGGAGCTGACGAATTCTGCTCCTCACAAccgtgtatgtatgtgtgcgtgtagggGGTTTGGGTCAGCGAATGTGGCGCAGGAGAATGGATAAAGGGAGCGTGTGACAAGCAGAGGCGACGTGCGATtaatctctctctctctgaatGGGTGCCGACGACGATGTCTCTGTCTCCCCTTTTCTGTGCGGCAAAGAGAAAAGTGGTCAAGatgaacgaaaaaaaaacacgtCAACCACAGTTACGACAGAAAGAGAGTGGATCGGCGGAGTCGACCACAGCTAGGCACCATTTGGAGtacgaagagaaagagcaaTCAGCGAACGGCAGACAATAGcgcagaagaaaaacaaaggcgAAGGAAACCGAACGACGAAACAAGGATGGGAAATGAGGATGCTCTTGTGCAAGTCGTTTCACATCAACACGCACGCCGAGAGATagagggcgaggggaggAGCTGCCGTAATGGGTCACCAGTTTTTGCGGGAaagggtggagggagagcaacGGCACGGATGGGGGGAAGTGTGGCAGGGGAGAGGCGCTCGCAGAAGCCGGAGTGCGAGCAGCACATTTCAGATGGAAGCGATATCAAAGAACgagcaggagggaggggggggtctGCCTAATGCACGACAATCACCCCCACCATTTCTTCCCTTCCCGCCGCTAGAGAAGAGTGTACACGTCGACGTGGCAGCGAGGCCACGCGTCAGCCCATGCAGACACGGCACCATGTCTGCCAGCTCGAGGATAACAGCTACCAGTTCACCGAGGGAGTAGGAGGGAGACGTatacgtgcgcgtgtgcgagagaAAGCAAAGCTGTCGCGATGGGCGCTGCTCATGCGCTCGGCTCCCGTATGCCAGTCTGACGGACGTTCTTTTCGCCACTGTTTTCTTGGGCCGATGACCATGATCTAAGAGAAAAAAACACAAGAGAAGAGAACGTCGCCATCGGGAGGTAGGCGAGAGGAGAGTAGTGGTGAGAACAACATCATGCAGATCTAAGTGAAAAGTACCCGCCAAAGAAGCAACAGGGAGAGGCCAGcgaaaaacaacaacagcaacaccaaccacacatacacaatGAGGCCAAGAAAACACTCTCAGAGGACACACAAGGCTTTTGGACGATAGAGACAACGAGGTGGTAACTTTtcgcaggcgcgcgcacgcacacaaagagagagcaagGGGTTTAGCGGTTGTAATCACGACTCTTAGCTCATTTGCACCGAGCAgaacacgcatacacacacagaaaaaaaaaaacatgcaCATGCTTCACAGCGAAGAGAGGCAGCCAAAGGGTACtgcagcagaggagagagctAACGTGACACAAGCATAATAATACAAAAGCCATGGCGCCTCCGTCTTCGCttggctgctgctccttctagaaaaaaaaacagctaATGCTCATGAAAAGACTCAAACGAGGTTGTGTACGCAtgcgtgtccgtgtgtgtctgtgcgaaATCTCCCCGGTGACACCTAAAATGTCTTCCCGCACTTGTAAAGTGGCATACCATCAGTTCCTCATCCAGTCATCATCCTTGTTTGTCGCCTCGAACTCCGCCACTTGCTCTCCCTGCTTCTCAAGCTCCACCATGGTAGGTGCGTAGCGCGCTGTACCCTCCTCTATATCGCTCTGTATGCGCATCATTGCGTAAGACGGCTTAACAGAGAAGATCTTCACCACGCGATTCACCTTTCCATCTGGTGCTAACGCCCTCAGTTTTGCCCGAAATTCAGGGGATAAATTGTGCTGGCAGTCGTCGACGATGCAGCTACGCCGCAGCTCCAACGTGTGCATCACCTCCTTCAGGATGCTCTCTTCAACCTCGACCTCTCGCGTGTAGTTGTTGATGCTGCCGGTAAGACGGCTACGGATGGCATCGGAGGAGATAATGACATACGACTTGTGCACAATCTCGGTGTACCGCTTCGCCCAGAAACTCTTTCCACTGCCATGAATCCCAATTAGCATGAGAACTGTAGGCAGCGACGGGTCCGTCTTTTTGCGcgtcgaggagctgccgcctccgccactaCTTCGGCTACCACCATGACTCTTGCTGTGCTCCTTCTttgcggtgcggctgcgtctgCCGCTGATTCTTTTCGTGTCCTTCGAGGACAAATGCGCGTAGCGGAATAACAGACGAAGAGCGACAGCCAGGAGAAAGCAAAACACGGACACAACCACGATGCGTACTCGTGACGCAGTCAAAATGGGGTGCCTCTTTACAAGGGCGGTGACCACCCCAGACATGATGCGATGCCTCTTTGCCTGTGGGAGCATTCGGCTGTGGATAGTGGGTGCTGTTTAATTATGGTAtattcctttttttttcgcggggtgggggtaggggagggggagaggtcGGATCGATGAGAAGATATGAATGCCTCGTGGATTCCGTGCTCTAAATGGAGATGACGACACAGCGCGTTCTTCTCACCACCCAGTTCggctcttttctctctctctgtgtgtgtgtgtgtgcttgtgtccTTGCAGAATGCAGGAATCGTGTCCCGCAactacacgcgcacgccttTCACGTCCGAGCCGTGGATGTGGCGAAAGAAGTGGTTGTGGGTGCTTTCCTGCCCTCAACCTTTTCCTCTACGCTACTGAGACTTCTGCTAGTAATCTGTCTTCTTCATTCGAAGACGAACATCGGTTTCCCGTTGCCGGTTTCCGCCAGCAGGTGAGCCggtaagtgtgtgtgtgtgtgtgtagccGAACTTTATGAGTACCCTGGTCAGGAAGGCTGACAAACACGAGCTCCGCCGCGGTCAAGTAGGCGAACAAAGTGACTTACCCGGAT
The DNA window shown above is from Leishmania infantum JPCM5 WGS CACT00000000 data, contig 9, whole genome shotgun sequence and carries:
- the LPG2 gene encoding lipophosphoglycan biosynthetic protein (lpg2); the protein is MNHTRSVMEAVLAVITYSFCSVSMILVNKLIMNTYDMNFPFGILVLQTGGALVIVALAKAARFIEYPAFSFDVAKKWLPLTLLFVAMLFTSMKSLGTMSVAAQTILKNLAVVLIALGDKFLYGKAQTPMVYFSFALMILGSLLGAKGDKWVTAWGLVWTFLNIVSTVSYTLYMKAVLGSVSNSIGRYGPVFYNNLLSLPFFLIMGVGDIMPFSAAIGDTIMFGKLVLTFSVLVSSVMTFSVFWCMSITSPTTMSVVGSLNKIPLTFLGMLVFHQFPTATGYLGIMIALSAGFLYTHLNIRANRAKASSDTEHQMQQAGKTTAESIVLVRADENSNDTSKSE